The Dunckerocampus dactyliophorus isolate RoL2022-P2 chromosome 13, RoL_Ddac_1.1, whole genome shotgun sequence genome window below encodes:
- the LOC129192498 gene encoding filamin-A-interacting protein 1-like gives MLVNERQQHLRQMDLQSQRVQELSQQLQQQKQIVIEAREHAQEDAHRVLSLEAELKEKTATLAQQHEEMNAKLASQELLNRQLNSKILELMHTVDEVEESNKALRKSEEELQEIRDIIGKGECANSNLIAELENLRKRVLEMEGNDEEIIRTENQCKELRKKLQEEDNKSKELRLEVEKLQKRMIELEKLEGAFNLSKKECAQLHAALEKEKCLTKELSDEVVTLKIRMKELESSELKLEKSELNLKDDLGKLKSLTVALMEERKTLVERMTSGEKTKEDLSTMVKAEQRKVMEVTEKWSDFDLS, from the coding sequence ATGTTGGTCAATGAGCGTCAACAACACCTGAGGCAAATGGACCTACAAAGCCAGCGTGTTCAGGAACTGAGCCAGCAGCTTCAGCAGCAGAAGCAGATCGTGATTGAAGCCAGGGAGCACGCTCAAGAGGATGCCCACAGGGTCCTGAGCTTAGAGGCTGAGCTTAAAGAGAAAACTGCCACTCTCGCTCAGCAGCATGAAGAGATGAATGCTAAGCTGGCCAGTCAGGAGCTCCTCAACCGTCAACTCAATTCTAAAATTCTAGAGCTTATGCATACAGTAGATGAGGTAGAGGAGAGCAACAAGGCATTGAGGAAATCAGAAGAGGAATTGCAGGAGATAAGAGACATAATTGGCAAAGGGGAGTGTGCAAACTCCAACTTAATTGCAGAACTAGAGAATTTAAGGAAGCGTGTCCTGGAAATGGAAGGAAATGATGAGGAGATCATCAGAACAGAAAATCAGTGCAAGGAGCTCAGGAAGAAGTTACAAGAGGAGGACAACAAAAGTAAAGAACTTAGGCTGGAGGTGGAGAAACTCCAGAAAAGAATGATAGAATTAGAGAAACTTGAGGGTGCCTTCAACCTCAGCAAGAAAGAGTGTGCTCAGTTACACGCTGCTTTAGAAAAAGAGAAGTGCCTGACCAAAGAGCTCTCTGATGAAGTTGTTACACTCAAGATCCGAATGAAAGAGCTGGAATCCTCTGAACTCAAATTAGAAAAGTCTGAGCTAAACTTGAAGGATGACTTAGGTAAGCTGAAGTCCCTGACTGTAGCTTTAATGGAGGAACGAAAGACTCTTGTGGAAAGAATGACATCCGGTGAAAAGACAAAGGAGGATTTGAGTACGATGGTCAAAGCTGAGCAAAGGAAGGTTATGGAGGTGACTGAGAAATGGTCTGACTTTGATCTGTCCTGA